The genomic region TGATCGCCGCGAAGTCCGTTGGCCACCGACCAACTATTTACACTGCGTTGCAGTTTCTATACCTGTCGATGAGGGTCATCGTCCCTTCCTGTTTTCAAATGCTTGCTAGTTGGCCAGACTtgcacagtaaacagtaaacagtaaacaaataaaggtttgacagccagtacctctttccactgcggtgcctcccaaaacaaattattggtaGATTATGAGGTgtccatgcctaccaaaaatacactcgGCAAGGTTCTTTTAGGTAGGCATGGATACCTTTGGTAGGCAAGTGCAGCAGGGTTCTCCTTGGGCATCTAGGCGACCATGTaagtaaaaaaatgtattgaaGAACAGTGCAATTAGAACAGTGAGCTAATCCTTAATGACTTCTGTATCATACTTACCGGCATGGCAGCGATGGCAGTTGAAAAACACAGTACGACTATGAGGAGCGTGTAGGTAGGAAGGACTTCGCGGGTAGCATGCGGCAGTAACTGGTAAACTTTTAAGCTGGCTgtagacgttacatattaatctgcacagatgtttgacgtctacagcctttccttagctctttccaacatccctcgagatattcgggatatctggagggatgtttgacagacgatgggtacgagagaacaaaggaaatctgtagacgtcaaagatctgcacagattaatatgtaacgtttAATTCCAGCTTTAGGGGCAATAGGATCCATCTATTTTGGGTGCAATTCAATCATGAACATGGTGTTaggatagtttgttttttttttcccggtaCCCGAACTAGTTAGCAAACACGATTGTAGCGTGTATTCTACGACAGCtagtatgattttttttgttaaagccAAGAAAAACGCATTTTACGCACTCCGTGGGCGCCCAAAAAGGCGGGCGGTTCCTAAGAACAGACTCGAAGGGGCCAAAAGAGCATCCGTCACTACTCCCTAAAAAACTCGGCAAAAAGCTGTCCCTTACACCACCAACCTCGCATGTAACCTGTCCTAACTAAGCTATTAGCCACGCAACAGCTACTGGTGATTCTGTTGAAGATAGTTGTGTTAATAGATCCCCAGGATGGATTGCTTTTAAAAGACTGGTTTTAAAAACCGAAGTTAACATTGACAACATTGGCCAAGGGTTTTGCAACAAAGCTTCCATTTGTGGCCAAGGTTACTGGAACGAAGTGATACTTGTTTCTGACGTAGGTTCCTATTGTTTCGGGAAAAGCCGTGGTCTGTTTGAACGGTCAGTTAGGCAAAATAATTAATCTGCTAGGCATGATAGCagacaatttaattttaaaattaattgctgCTAACGTTACATGTTGGACATGAATGGTTCATTAACTTTACTAATTCTACAAATCTGTTGACGACTTCGGTGTATCTattaaacaatcaaattgTTGATAACAATAAATCGTTAGCCTCTAACCTTAACGCTTGCTTTAGAGTTAATTACCTTATCCACGTGTACCATTGGCTTTTATACCAAAGGCTATTGCTCACGTGGATAAAGTGAAGAGGTATTAAGAGTTTTTTTAACTGTTAAGGCTTTTAATTTGCTAGCGCTAatatagaaaaagaaatatatcTTGAAATACCAGATAACTTATCAAATTATCATTTTGTCACCCTCCGCCCTCTAAAGAAGTTGCTAAATAGCAAACAATTAGCATAAAATGGCGAGTACTTAATCAAATGGATGTAACCGAAGCGACGTTCATCGCGTTTCCATTGTTCTTCGGTTTAATTGCAATTTACGAGACATACCGAGTAAGTCATATAAACTCTCATCACGTCCTAAGCCATGACCACAATGATTCACACGGTCGTGcagtgcgttttgtttttcttaaccATCTATTGCTACCGGGCGTGGCTCAATAGGCGGAAATGGCAGTTATTACGTCGTCTACCGGGTCCCGCGAATCTTCCGTTCATCGGTGCAATGTACCTCATACCCGGGACAGATACGACCCAGTACCTAAGCACCCTGATCGAATTGACTGCAAACTACGGATCGCCGCTGTGTGTCTGGTTGGGTCCTTTGCCGGTGGTTATCGTAAGCACTGCTGATCACGCTCGGTCTGTTCTCACTTCTCCTGCTACGATGGAGAAGGCTAGCTTTTATCGGTTTACTCCACTACGCGGAATTTTCTCGTTGCCCGTAAACCAATGGCGCCCGCATCGTAAAGTTATCCAACCGACATTCAAATTGTCAATACTTCAAAGTTTTATTCCACTGTTTGAACAAAAAGCCAACATAATGGTACAAAATTTGTCTGAAAAAGCGGACCAGTGTCACACGTTCGATATCTACCGGTTTACGGCCAGGTGTACGCTCGATATGATTTTTGGTAACTCTATCGAATACCGTAGATCTAATAACGTGTTTAAATTTCGATAATCTTTTCTTGTATTCCCAGCCACTACATTGGGCACTAATATGCACATCCAGGAAACCCCCACGTGCAGCTATTTGGAGGTGTTGGAAGAGTAAGTATAGACATATAGTAGGTGTAAGTAAAGTGTACATTAAAATGTCTTCATTCTTTACACTAGACTTTTCGAAATAGTAACTGTGAGGGCAGTGAACATTTTCCTACACCCAGAATGGCTTTACCAATTTACTTCGGTATATAGGAAAGAAGCAAGAGCATTGAAGGAATTTTGCCACCCATCGAAACACATTCTGTCCCAGCAAAAACATGACCATACAACGCCCTCGAATAGTCTTATAGATCAGTTACAGAACGCAATGGCGTGCGACGGAACGACGGCCGACATCGAGCGGGAACTGAACACCATTATATTCGCTGGAAATGAAACGAGTGCAATGACCGTTGCAAATACAATCCTCCTGATCGCCATGCACCCACCTGTGCAACACAAGCTGATGGACGAGATACGGACACATTTCGGACATGATGTTAGCAATATACACTACGAAACTTTGAACAAGCTCACCTACATGGAGATGGTTCTGAAGGAGTCACTAAGAATGCTTCCGGTTGCGGCAGTCATTGGCCGAAAAACTACAGCAGACATCGACCTGGGAGATTACCGGTTACCAGCAGGGGTTGACATTTTGATAGACATATTTGACATGCACCGGAACCCAACCTATTGGGGTCCGGATGCTGATCGTTTCCGTCCAGAGAGGTTCGAAACGATCAGCTACGATCGATTCTCCTTCCTTCCGTTCAGTGCTGGGCCAAGGAATTGTGTTGGTCTGCGATATGCATGGATTTCGATGAAAATAATGCTACTGAAAGTGCTTGCTCGGTATAGTTTAGAAACGGATCTAAAGTTGGCCGACTTGGGTATGAAAATGGCCCTAACGATGAAAATCGTTAACGGGCATATGGTGCGCTTGAAGAGCAGACAATGAATCAATTTTGCTCCCCggtgtttaaatatctattttTCCACATCATCGTTCATAGTTTCTATTTTACTCTTCACATCGTCGGGAATTTCCAATTCCTTCAGATTGTCCTCGCCGATTTCATCCTCCGTCCTAGAAAGAATATGATAtttgttaacattttcaaaaaagaATTCGACAAGTGAATGAATAACTTACCGAATCAAAATATCAACGACATTCTCGACGGCGTTTAAAACGTTCTTATCTCCATCGGGGGTACACTCGAACTTGTGTAGCTCCCGAAGAATCTCGTAAGTACCATGGTCTCTTAGATACTCCCTCCCTTTACGAGTTGCGCATAGTTGGGCCAACGATTCCACAAGCATTTTTCGAACATCCGGATCCTCTTCACGCTTTTTGTCCGGCCCAAGGTACTGCAAATCTACCGGAAGCCTATCATTCGTTTCGTCGTCGAATTCTTCCGGTCCCGCCAATGGTAACAGGACGAACGGCAGGATGTCCATATCTGCACTCAGTAGCCACTCGTGAACCGTCGAGTCAAagcacacatttttcaacagCCCGATAGCTCCGCCACGGCGAACGATACTTCCCTCGTGATGCACGAACGGTAGTATGCGCCGCAATAACCCAGTTGTTTGGTTGCAGAAGACCGCGCGGCCACTGTTGCTCTGTGAAACATTGCTAAACAGCGGGCCAAGATAGTTGAGGTGGCACTTCTGTTTGTTATAGTTCACCCGTGTGAAACAAGTCGTTAATTTGTCGATAGAATACTCTATCGCGAGCAGGTGCGTTACGACTTGTTCTGCTAGATGCTCCGGGCGAGTGATATTACACAGCACCATGCACCAGGCATCACTTAGCTTTCCATTCTCATCGAGCACAGCCTGATATGCTAAAGGAACCAGTCGGTCTACAAACTGAAAACAGAAGCAGAAGTTCGTCAGCAAAAAAAGAAGTTTCCTTGGGGCCACAGAAATCGCTCGCACCTTATCTACTACTACTTCCGCACCACTCTCTTCAGCTGTTATATTGACGAAACACAGTACGGCATCTTTAGCAACTGATTCCGATTCATCGCCCGTTAAATCCAGCAAATGCTTCAGGAGGGTTTCATTTTGGATAAGTAGTTTTATACCATCTACCGATCCAGTCAGGCCTGAAACAAACGTTCACAAAATTATCTTCAATATAACAACAACCGAGTTACCGAGCGTACGATCAACGATGTTTACCTAGTACGTGTGATAGCGATACGGCTTTTAAATCAAGCCGAGACTTTATGGATAAAAAGGGAAGTATTTCTTCAATTGCTTCCATACCGAAAAGcaacaataaattttaaatgcttCGAATTATTTGTGAAACacaattggtttgttttgatttgagtTACAAAGTGGCTGTCAAGGGCACGTGCTAATCAGAGAGGAAATATTTCAACGCTGTCCTTTTCAATCCCATACAGCAAAACCTTTAATGAAattcaaaatggaaaaattacaACACGTGTTTTAGGCATTGTAGCGTTTTTTCAACGATCGAATGAATAAAACTTTCTTCATTTTGTACTTCGTTTCATAATTTGCTTTATTGACTTAATTCGATACAAATATAAAATGCTTCAGCTTAAGTAATTtcttaacaaacaaacatttagtACCAAAAGTGAGTATTTAAATTTTGTCCTTCTGctttagaaagtgtttcgaatcaaaACGATCCCCAATAGCTTGCAGTATATCGCCTGGCACCCGTTGATGTTCCTTGACAAGCTCCGCAATCGCAGCTACAACTTTTTCCTGAAGTTCCTCGGGGTTTAGAGATGCATCGTAAGGTATCGGTTTGCCCAATATGGTGTGTAGTTTTACCGGAAATCCTCCATAGATAGGTAGGACGGGcacttttaatattttatagaTTCGGGCACACACCGATTTGCCAACTGCTACAGTTCGAAAACACTCCCTAATGTTAACCGTGAGCATAGGGACGATGGGCTGGATGGAAGAAGGATAAAATTAGCTATGCACCAATTTCGCCACAATTTATCTCTGCTCGGTGGCTTACCACTTGCGCCTCCAGAGCTACCCTGGCGAAGCCGGTTCGCTTTTTCCAAAGAACTTCGTACGTGTTATCGCCGAACTGCGCCTCGTAGACACCCCCGGGGGCAATCGATAACAATTCGCCGGCGCGCAACGTCTCAACACATGACTGCACCGAACCGGAGGTAACGTTCATCACACGTGACACCAGCCGCCAGCCGGGAATTCTATCCAAGAATCGATCCCCAATCGTGTGAATAAGACGGTTCCGTTTCAGCATCGTTTCGGCGGTAAGATAGTACATGTCGATGGGCAACGCACCATGGTAGTAAATGATCAAGGCCGGACCGTTCTCTGGCAAGTTCTCCAAACCGGATACTTCATAGCCTTGAAATTTAAAGGTTGAGTGAACCTGTTTTGCCATACATTATCACAATGCGAAACATAATTACCATGAAATAATTTGCTGTGAAAATTCCAGATGGCTGCCATGAGCCGCTTCGCTCCATTCCAAAATTCCTCATCACTCTGATGTTTGCCTAACCAACCTCTTAAACATTAGAAAGCAAATTATTTTACTCTTTCGATTCCCGGCGCACCCTTTCACTCTTACCGGACGAGATTGCACACATGCAAATACGGGATGGACGATAAAATCAATAACATGTAAACCCACGGAAGCAAAAACACTGCAACCAGCGCAAGCGATAAATGATGCAGCCATCCGAAACCACCGGGCACAGCTGCAATCGAAGAGGAAGAATTCGTTTCTGCACTGTATAAATTAACCACTTCACGACTTACAAATCAGCGTACTATTTATGACCGTCAGAAAGGCACTTCCGTTTTCCATGGCGACCACGACCGTAAGAGCAGGTCCTATCTGACCTACGTCAACACGGAAAGTGAGACGATTTTTTGCGGTGGCTTGTATTAAAATTGCATCTGACGGCGTACATACATACatccataaaaaaacacacagaagAAGTTCTATGGCACCACCCGGTTAAATCTCGATTGATCCGTAGGTTATCTTTCGGAGTTTGCCTTATCAAGCCCAGacagtttttttattctttttaaatctGCACTACAATGTTCCACTGTGacggttcgatttttttttcaattttcgggATTACTTTTTGCACTGATATTTTGCACACTGCAATGCATTCCTCGGGAAGAAGAATCAATATTTTGTGCACTTTGCGGGCACCTGTTGATACCAAGTCGCGAATTTACACGATAAGCGTGTGCATTTATCATCGAGCGAACGTTGAGCAAAGTACATTGAACCGGTTAGCAACcatgaacattttaaattacatCATTCGATACGAGCGATTAAGAAAAATCTTATCAAAGTTTACAAGTAATTAGCAGACCTAATAACACACATTTCAATgccaggaaaaacaaaacacaacaaaaactgTATACTCCAAGTGGGTGTTGCTgaagtaaaacgaaaaaaaaaactttcctccGCGTTCATCCATGCGCTCGTATATCAGGTCAACACGTGAGTGGGACAAGAAATAGTAGCGTGCGACACCCCGTTAATCTAATTTGCTATCCCCCAAAATTGTGGCCTGTGTGCGTAACGTAGCATATCAAATCATACGCGATTTGGGGTTTCAATTGGCTATAAGTGAGCTTCGCGCGTAAACAAACTATAAGTATTGTTGAAACATTCGGAAGGTCGCAGAACAAAACCCTCAAATGCGCTGCCTTATAAAACagggtttgaaaaatgaatatttaacacATGTTCTGTACTATTCTTACTAACTAAACTTTCTTCTCTCTTGTTCTGATTTTTAGTAACCGACAATAAACAGTAACAAAATTGTTGTGGCTTTCGAATGTATAAATATCTGATATTGCAATCTCAATTTACATCTACTAAGTACggttttattaaatacacCTTGTTTGGTtcttttacacattttttgttttgtaacatTCATAATCTCTAGCACCTTAAAACCTAAATCATCTAAGTAAGGAAAACATGCTCAAAGCGTAAACGAATACGAGGATCCCATTAGGAACGAGCACTTCCCCTGGGACCGCTAAATCTATAACCACCCACACCATTTCACTGTGTCTTTTTCTTGCTGACAAAACGATCCAGAAGCGCATGAAATATGCTGCCCGGAATTCGCTGATTTTTATTAATAAGCTCTTCGATGGCGTATGCCACCTTTTCCTGCAACTCCTCAGGCGTCAGCGTCGGATCGTACGGTATCGGTGCACCCAGATGCGTACGGAACTTTACCGGAAAGCCTCCGTAGATGGGACGCACCGGGAAACGTACCGCATTATAAAGCCGGATGAAGAGTGGTTTCGCTAAGCCAACGGAGCGGAAACCCTCGCGTAGATTTTCGGTGAACATCGGAATAATTGGCtgaggataaaaaaaaggtaggaTAAAATTTAGTTGCTAACGATGGTTGCCGACGCTCGATTGTGATACTAACAGCTTTTGATTCAATTGCAACTTTTGCGAATCCAACTCTTCGCCTCCACAACAACTCATAATTACTATCGCCAAACTGTGCCTCATACACGCCGCCCGGTGCTATGGAGAGCAAGTTGCCTTCCCGCATTACATTCGCACACGATTGCACCGTGCCGGGACTTATTTTCATTACCCTGGCTAGCAACGTCCAACCGGGCACTTTGTTCAGGAATCGATCACCAACGGTGTAGATCAAACGCTGCCGTTTTAGATAAACCCGTGCGGTAAAGTAGTACATATCGATTGGAATGGCACCGTGGTAGTAGATGATAAGGGCCGGCCCTGTTTCGGGCAGATTTTCCAAGCCACATACTTCATATCCTAGGCAAGATTAAGAACAACATTATTCACataatttcatcaaattgaaataagCATTTCACTACCATGAAATATCCATCCATGCGCATCCCAGACCACGGCCACCAAGGTTCGGGCGACGTCCCAGAAGTTAAAATCTCCCTCATTGTACACCTGCAATATAAAACGACTGTGCTCGGGGCGCAAGGAACGTTATTtgtggggtttttttaaatagctaTGCCTGGAAGAAGGGTCAAAGCAATATTTACCTGTGCAGCTTGTAAATGTAGAGAAAGGATATGGTACAATAAATCAGCAGCACGAATGCGCAAGGCAATAGGAATGTAAACAGTACCGGTGTCAGCAACCGGTACAGCCAGATGGAATAATCCAAGTCTATGTATTGTCCTGGCAAGGTTGGTTGATGGaaggcaaacaacatttagcAAATGCGACAGACAAACGgttcgtgtgtgtttttgacAGCAGTCGGAAAAGGTACGCTTACCGATATATGCGAAAAAGGTAGAATTGTTCACAGTCTCATTGCTCAATACTAGTACGTCTTCGACGGTGCTCATGGTACTTCGTTAAGGAGTTCTTTAGCCTTTTATTTTCCTGCTTTCCAACAGTGGCCGGCACCGCTTGTTCCCCTAGCACGTATTCGATGGGGAAGTGGAGTGAGTTTACTGCAAATAAAAAGACACTCCGTGAGGCTTTTTTTCTACGCAGGTAGGGGTCAACGCAAAATGATAATTAACTTCCCGAACCACTCGAAATGATGGCGGTTTTACTTACCCCAATTAAGAGAGCACGCGTTTGCACGGGGGGTCTTTTCACGCGAAGGTCAAGAAACGGGGTTGCTGCTGCGGAGTGTCGCACCGATCGTCGTTTGTGGCGGATGTGCATCGATGAGCAGCTGTCCCCTGGGAATGTAGCGAATTGCCAACGAACAGAACCGTTTCCTTGCCGCCACTAAAGAATAGCGTGTTGGTTCGTTACCCGATGACGTGAAGGTATTTTTTGCCAATCAGTCTTATTTCTTATCGGCGGTCACAAGGGATGACGAGACAGTCGGCGACGACGGTAGACACTGCATCGTCATACGCTTTGTACTGGCTGAAGAGTACAAGCCACACACTCACTGGGACAATGGTGGTTAAACTTGCAAATCGACTTTGTTCGATCGACCGCTTTGTGGGGCGTATGCtaaattttctatttgtacTTCATATGGTCGTCCATATCGTACAATAACTCACCGAAGAGGGAAAACCTACGAGACACTTCCCTTTCTCTTGCCAAGTGTTGAGTGTGTTGATGTTTACAAAAACGATGCCCAAAGCGTAAACAATAGATTTGACAGCTGATTTGGAGTTGCAGCGAACTTGCAAATGGGTGCTACATTGGCATTATTTACCCCATGTAGCCGTTGCTtacattcaaataaaataaatgaacatttCTTGCCAACACACTTAAGTTTATTTTGTCTCACCCGAAATACAGGCATTTTGAGTTGAGGCATTTGTTTCGCAATttcaatgaaataatttatttatagcAATGCTGGTTGGTTCTGCTCTAGATTGAAGTTTACAAATCTTGTGAATAGTCGTTATTACGCTCAAAGTTTCAATACCACAACGTTGCCGAATAAGGAGTTGAATGTGTTTTGGTTATCCTTTATTCTTTTATCAATGACCCCTGGATTTGCGACAAAACCGGATTTAAGAAATTTGGATCAACTAAAGAACAACCTTTCGGTGCACAATACAATACGAAAGTTATGGGGGAatttgagaaaacaaactattttccatcgtgTGAAAACGTTCTTCGTTCGACGGTTTTCCGCCACTATACGCTGCagtttcgaaaaagaaaaaaaaaacagtcctACCTCTCCCTGACCAACATTTTACGTAAGCTTCTTCGCCTTCTGGTAAAGCGTATCGACGACCTTGCCCATATGCTGTATCGTCTCCAGTGCAGTCTCATAGGTTTTGTCGACCGGTGTCTCCTCGAACACGATCAACACTCCGATGCCCTGATCGAGGATGCCGCTAAACTTCTTGTCCAGGATCATCTGGGACAGCTTCTTCTCCACTTGGGCGATGGGCAGGGCAATCTGGTCCGCAATGAAGCTCACCTCGCACTGCGAGTACGGCTCGATGATGCGGCACAGGTTCTGCTCCAGCATCGTGTCGTACAGCGTGCCCAAGTGTGCCTTCACGATGACGTCATCCTCCAGCTCCTTCTTATACTTCTTCAGTGCGTCCTGAAAGTCGGCTAGGGACCGTTTGTGCGATGCCTCTGCGACCGCCTTCATGGCATCGATGTCACGGCCAGAATATGTGATTGCCTGCAAGAAGAGATGAAAATTGTCTATTGGGGTAGCCAGGTGAATTATTTCGTTCGCAGCCAACTTACCAGCTTACCGCTCACAATTTGATTCACATCGTCCGACTGACCGAGCATAATCTTACACAGCAACATATACTTGAGTGCGGTAAGAGCCTTGCTACTCTGCACAGAATCGAATCCCTCAAAAGCTTCATAGAAGTACGAGAAAGCGGTTTTAAAGTCGCGCTCGTCGGCTGCATGAAGAATGCCGGACTGCAGATCCAAGGTGGCCTGAACCTTCGGCGCACAATAGATTGCATTCGCTGTGGTACGAGCGGAGGTGAGGGCAGCGCGAGCCTGAAATCAAAAATCATCGTTACTGATCCTCCTTTGTCCGGATGGTGGAAATTATCCAAGCCTCCATACTTACCTTCGGAAGATTGCTCAACGCGTGATAGGTTTTGCTCTCGAGCAGTTGGACCTCCACCAGCAGATTTTTATCATCGAGCTTCTTCAGTTCCTTTAGCAGCTGGCTGCCAAGGTTGAGCGCATCCGTGTACATGCCGGTATCGAAGTAGAGCGCAATCAGGCGCGCCTCTAGCGACTGCCGCAGGAAGGTGCGCTTTTCCTGCTTTGCCCATTCGATGCACTCCTTGCATAGCTGCACCTCGATGCCAGTTTCGGCCTCCAGGTCGAGAAATAGGTCCACCAGCGAGCGCACGAGTTTGGCCGCTTTCGCTTTGCTCAGGAAGCTCAGGAACGGACGGGTCACTTTAATCAGATCGGCCAGCTCTTTGGCCTTGCCCTCCTTCTTGTACGTCTCGCCAAGTTCGAGAATTTTCTGTTCCTTTTGTCGAATCTGTTCCTCATCGTTTTCGTCCACTTCGAGATCGCGGGCAAAGTTTGTCATATCCTGGCGGTTCAGTGAGTGCGACTGGGCACGATCGATCAACATAGCGCCAGCCATCCTTACTATCTCTTTGCCTTTGCGAGAGGATCTTTGTGCACTTGTGAAAAACTaacttttttgcttcctttcttttaaactGATTTCACAGAACGTGCagctgaaaacaacaaaacgataTAAAGTTTGTTAATCTTATACTTAGTGTGCCTCTTTCTGAACCATTAGGCACAACTTTTGGTCCCGTTTCAGTGGCCAACTATGCTTGTCGTAATGGACAGCGGGCAGAAGGAAGACGCAGGGGAATGCGGAACACCGACGAGGCTCGTCTCGTTCGAGGACAATGACGTTCAAAATCACACAAGTCATCGGAACGCTGCCGAACCAGATGTCAACAAGATTCCATTTTGCCCCGGATTTGGAGTAGAACGTTTGCGTTCGGTTCACTTTGTTGTTTTCCGCAAATGCACTTGGATTACTTACCGAATAGAatgttttgttgatgttttatcGATGGTTTAACAGCAAAATTCACGCCACAATTTATGCCGAGTGCAGTGAGAGTTGTGAGCAGCGCTTTCGACAATTCTTCTGAATTTTGTCAGTCATTCGATTCCAACCGCTCATGTTGTCAGCACTGTTCGTGCGGCTGTCATCACTGTCACTACACGtcgtgcaataaaataaaggtTATGTTTATGTACGAAAAAGGTTGTATTGATAAAAGAActattaaaaatatcaaaattaaatcaatccTAATCTACTCTCATTTATTTCAGTCAGACAGAGACGATTAATATCTGTTTTTCAACTAACAAGTTAAACCATCCAGGCCTTATTCAATTGGTCTCAAGTGTAGCGAAACTGAAAGCACTTGTCAAACAACACGACAGATTTTCTGACATTCTTCTGTCAGACGTGGAGCAGATCGTGTCTGAgacaggaaaagaaaagcctgTGAATATTGAAAAACGCGTGGGTAGCTAGTGGAAGTGGATATTCAACGTTTTAATACAAGTAATTACGTGGCTAAAGGTACGCAGACTACAATTTACGTGGTTTTTGAAGAAGTAAGTTTGATATTTAGCACTTTTGCCGTGGTTTTCGCTTTGATGTTCTAAGCAACCTTTACCCAAGAATTTCGTAATAAAAGATGGCGTCGGTCATCCCAAAATAGAATTTGCTCATCCTCCTCGTGGAAATAATCGTCATATCTGCAAGGAAAGTGCAATGCTATACCGATCATTCTATAACTGTaccatatttttcattcccaGATACATTATTATCAAAAATACTTCTCGGCGAGTAATAAGCGCTGTGTTTGTGACCGCGTGTGTATACGGTTTTCTGCGCATTTAACTGCAGAGTTCAAGATGATGAACAACGGCATCAGCAAAATACATTTCATCAACTCCACTGGAATGTCGCTGAACGATCGGTTCACAGCCTTTTCCAAAGGTCCTGCCATGGGAATGACAGTTTCCGGACTCGAAAGACCTCCTCGCACCCGGTCCAATTCGGTCTCTAGAATGGATTCAAACCGCCTGCTTGTCGAGCGCTGGGACCGTTCGAATGCAATGCAGTCAGCCATGCAGCTAAAGAACGTAAGCAAATATTTTGCTATAGATTCctcattttttttgtcaacagttcaaatttcacaatttaattttttccttctacaGACTGCCATTCGCCGACCCGCTCGTCAGCGGCTTCAGCGAAACACTATGGCCTTGCAATTCAAGCGTTCCATTGATAAGCTGGAAGGAGGACTGCAACGTTTTCAGCGTTCAAACAGCTTCAATAATATCGCAACGTAAGTGGAACTTATTACATAAACTGAATTTGTTGTCAATTTTAATTCAGGGGAAGTAAA from Anopheles coustani chromosome 3, idAnoCousDA_361_x.2, whole genome shotgun sequence harbors:
- the LOC131272604 gene encoding monoacylglycerol/Diacylglycerol O-acyltransferase-like, with protein sequence MSTVEDVLVLSNETVNNSTFFAYIGQYIDLDYSIWLYRLLTPVLFTFLLPCAFVLLIYCTISFLYIYKLHSRFILQVYNEGDFNFWDVARTLVAVVWDAHGWIFHGYEVCGLENLPETGPALIIYYHGAIPIDMYYFTARVYLKRQRLIYTVGDRFLNKVPGWTLLARVMKISPGTVQSCANVMREGNLLSIAPGGVYEAQFGDSNYELLWRRRVGFAKVAIESKAPIIPMFTENLREGFRSVGLAKPLFIRLYNAVRFPVRPIYGGFPVKFRTHLGAPIPYDPTLTPEELQEKVAYAIEELINKNQRIPGSIFHALLDRFVSKKKTQ
- the LOC131261443 gene encoding 26S proteasome non-ATPase regulatory subunit 11 encodes the protein MAGAMLIDRAQSHSLNRQDMTNFARDLEVDENDEEQIRQKEQKILELGETYKKEGKAKELADLIKVTRPFLSFLSKAKAAKLVRSLVDLFLDLEAETGIEVQLCKECIEWAKQEKRTFLRQSLEARLIALYFDTGMYTDALNLGSQLLKELKKLDDKNLLVEVQLLESKTYHALSNLPKARAALTSARTTANAIYCAPKVQATLDLQSGILHAADERDFKTAFSYFYEAFEGFDSVQSSKALTALKYMLLCKIMLGQSDDVNQIVSGKLAITYSGRDIDAMKAVAEASHKRSLADFQDALKKYKKELEDDVIVKAHLGTLYDTMLEQNLCRIIEPYSQCEVSFIADQIALPIAQVEKKLSQMILDKKFSGILDQGIGVLIVFEETPVDKTYETALETIQHMGKVVDTLYQKAKKLT